The Thalassomonas actiniarum genome contains the following window.
GATAAGGGAATTGCTCGGCAGTTTTCTGTCTGCAACTGAGTGTGAGCAGTACTTGTCAAAATGGCTGAGTAAGTATGTTTCAAATGTTTCTTCAGGCAATGATGAAACCCTGGCGAAATATCCGCTGCGAAGTGCCAAGGTCAAGGTCAGGGAAGCGAAAACCTCGCCGGGAGAATATGTCTGTGAGGTGTCGCTGCAACCTCAGTATCAGTTTGATATGTTTGCCGGGCAAATTATGCTGACCACAGATTTGGCGGAGTCTGCCTGATGGTTTTTATCCGCACCTTTATCAAAGACCACCAGGGGGGCGAAGACAGCCCTTTACTGAGGTCGATTAAATATAATTTAAAGCAGCTGCTTGAAAGCGAAGCGCCGTTGATGGTGCTGGACCGGGATCTTAAGGCCTGCCAGCATTCTATCCTGGCTTATGGGGTCGAGGACATCCAAAGCCTGAATTACCAGCTGGGTAAAGGCATTTTTATTACCCGGATCAAACAGCTGATCCACGATTTTGAACAAAGAATAGAAAACCTGGAAATCACTATCCTGACCAACGAAGAAAAACAAAATGCCATACGTTTTATCATTGCCGGCGATTTGGTTAACGGCCAGGAATTCCAGCTCAATAGCCTGCTTAATATCAGTGATTTTAGTATCACGCTGGAGGATGAACTTGTCTGAGTTGTTGACACTATCAACAGATAAGCATGGAGAATACACTTGTCTGAATCTCTTATAAATCATCGTTATTTGCAAGAGGAATATCCTTATTTGCCAGAGCGAATGAGTATGCCGTGCATGGAGAATCGATTTGTCTGAATTGCTAAACCGCTATTTCGAACGTGAGTTGGCGCTGGTCAGGCGCTCCGGTGATAAGTTTAAAGCCCGGCATTCGGCTGCGGGCAGCAGTATGCACCTGAATGAAAAGCGCTATGAAGATCCCAACATCACCCGCCTGCTGGAGTCGGTGGCGCTGTTAAGTGCGAAAAATGAAATGAAGCTGGATCAACAGCTGCCGCATTTATCCAATGCCTTGTGCTCGGTCTTATATCCTTCTTTTAACCAGTTATTGCCTTCGGTGATGAGTGTCAGTTTCGACGGCGAAGAAGAATTTGTTGAAAATATTCAGTTGAAGAAGGGAGAAGCCTTTAGTGTCCGTAATGACAAGGGCCAGCCCTGTCAGTTCCGACTGTGCAATGATACCTTGCTTTCTCCCCTTACTTTGCAAGAGGTTTCCGCCCGTTTTGCGCCTTTTCCTTTTGATTTGCCTGTGGCCCATGATGCCAATGCCGTGATCCAGTTGACCCTGGAAGCCAATGATGCCGAAGCTGTGATGGCAGAGCTGGCGCCGGAGAATTTAAGTCTTTATTTACATGGGTTCGGCCAGGGGGCGGCTGGCTTAATTGAATTGCTGCTGTCCCAGTTGACCTTGATCTCTGTCTCAGACGAGCACTTTACCGAGATGCAGCTGCTGCCGGTGGAGAGCTTTAAACCCAGGTGCATAGATGAAGACTTTTCGGTATTAACGCGTCAGGGCAATGAATTTTCCGCCTACCAGATGATGCTGGAGTATTTTAATTACTCGGAAAAAAGGAAATACTTCCATATCCGGGACTTTAAATCAGCCTGTCAGGGGATCAGCGGTAATAAACTGGTGCTGAACCTGTTTGTCAAAGATATTCCGACGGAATATATCGGCTTGTTTGATACCAGTGTCTTTAAGCTTAACACCGCATTAGTGATCAATCAGTTTACCAACCGCGCCGAGCCGATACATTACAACCATAAGCAATTATCCGCACCTCTGGTAGCGGATGCCGTCAACCATAACGCCGATATCGATATTATTTCCATCGAGAGCGTTAGCGAAGTAAAACCCGATGGCGAATACCCGCTGCAGCCGTTATTTGCCAAGCGTTATTTTGATGAAAATAACGGCCTGCTCTGGTTCAGTGAAAGCCATGTGAACGATAAAAAAAAGTTCCAGCATCACCTGGTGCTCAGTTTTGAACAGGCAGCTGCACATCAGCTGCAAAACGGCCATGAGCACCTGTTAACGGCGCAATTAAACTGCTGTAACGGCCGGGCACCCTGTTCTATCAATGCCGGCAGTGTGATGAAGTTATCCGGCGCACTGGAGTTGCCGGGTAAACTCATCAGCCATAATATTCCCACCGTGCCTTATTATCCCAATGAATCCCAGGCTATACACTGGAAGCTGGTGGAACTGTTAACCACTAATTTCAGCGCACTGATCAACAGCGATAATCCGACGGAGAAACTCAGAAACCTGTTATCGGTTTTCAGCCGCTCTTCCCAGCAGCAGGTATTAACCAGTTCGATCCAAAAGGTGTCTTACCAGAAAAAAGTGGCCCGTTTGTATATCGACGGGGTCAATATTTTTACCTCCGGCACTTTAGTGAGCCTGGATATTTCGGTATTTGACAAGAAAAACTCCATGAATATCTGGCTGTTTACCCATTTGCTCAATCAGTTTTTTGCCGCTTTCTGCAGTTTTGACCGTTTTGTTGAGCTGGAGGTTAAGCTGTTAACGGGCAAAGGGCCGCGGGTGATCCATTTTGAAAAATATCATGGTAGCGGCCAATGTCTATAGTGCAGCAGGCGTTAAGCAGGCCTGAGCAGTTTGATCTGGTGCAGCTTATCCGCATCATCAACCGCTATACCCAAACGGCGCAGCAGCCGTTTGAGCTGGTGCTTGAAGCCGATCCCATGCCCAACAACCGCTACGCCAGCATCAGTGATTTTAGTGTGTCCGGCAGCCAGGCGAAGATCACCAGCTGTGAAACTTCCCTGAGCTCCGGCAATGCCGTGGTGCCGGTTTATATCTATGAAGAACTGCTTAAGGCATTTCACAATGAAGAATATGCCTTATATGACTTTCTCAATATTTTTAACGACAGGTATTTCCACCTTTATGCCCGCACGGTGGAAAAGTCCTATTTACTGCTGACGGAAGAAAGCGATCGTTTTTTTGCCCGCGATCGTCATAATGCCACCCGGCAGCAGGAGCAATTGGTGGACTGTATTGCCGCCTTAAGCGGGCTACCCGCCGGCGAGCAAACAAAAAAATGGCTCGGCTATGGCCTGATGCTGGGTATGCCGAACCGCTCCCGCCATCAGTTGCAGCAAGTATTGCAGGATTATTTTGCCTTAACCCTGTCGGTGCGCAGTAAAGCCCTGAGCAAACACCAGTTAACGGAAGAAAGCTGGACCCGTATCGGCGGCGCCAAACCGCAGAATAACCAGTTGGGGCAGGGGTTCTTATTGGGGCAGAGGTGTTACCTGGCGCAGCAGCGGCTGATCATCACCATAGAGCCGGAAAATGCCAATCAACTGGCGCAGTTGTACCAGGATAATCTCTGGTACCTGGAAATGGCGGATATGGCCCGTTGTTATCTGCGGGATAAAACCGAAATAGAAATTTATTTAAAAGCACCGGATAACTGGTTTAAACGTATGGCCCTGAGTCCTGTACCGGGGGAAAGTGTCCGCTTGGGCATGGGGTTCCATATAAAAAGTTCACAGCAACACCATGCTGTTGTTTATTTGATTCACCTAGTAAAGGATTAATTTTATGCCACAGGTAAACTTAACCAATTTAATTGCCAAACTCGATCCTGCCGCTAAGCGGGCATTGGAAATGGCCGCCGGCGATGCCATGAACAGCCACTGTCCGGCGATAGAAATTGAGCATTGGTTAATCCAGTTAGTCTATAAACCCGACGCCGAGCTGAGCCAGTTCCTCCAGAGCCAGAATATTACCCCGGATCAGCTGGTGGCGGAGTTGTCCGCCAAGCTGGAAAAACTCAGCAAAGGTTTTGAAGGTCAGCCGACCTTAAGCGGCGATTTAACCGAGTTGGTGAAAAATGCCTGGCTGACGGCCACGGTCGATTTTGGCCATAGCCAGCTGACGCCTTTGCATCTGTTGTTGGCGAGCCAGCAAAAGAATGATTTCGGTGCGACCATCATGCCGTTAAAAGCCCTGGAAAATTATTCCGAGTCGGCATTAAAGGCGCAAATTTCAAAATTAAAAGTGGCCTCGGGCAGCGGCACGGTTGCCGGCCCTGCGACTGCCGGCGCCGTCTCCGGCGATGCCCTGGACAAATATACCTCCAACCTAACCGAGCTGGCGCGTAACGGCCAGTTGGATCAGGTACTGGGACGTAACCAGGAAGTACGTACCGCGATTGATATCTTATGCCGCAAGCGGCAAAACAACCCTATCTTGGTGGGTGAACCCGGGGTCGGTAAAACCGCAGTGGCGGAAGGCCTGGCGATACGCATTGCCTCCGGGGAAGTGCCGGCGGTGATCCGCGACGTAGAGATTCACAGCCTGGATCTGGGTCTGCTGCAGGCGGGCGCCAGTGTCAAAGGGGAATTTGAAAACCGCCTCAAAGACGTCATCAATGAAGTGAAAAACTCGGAAAAGCCGATCATTGTCTTTATTGACGAAGCCCATACCCTGATCGGTGCCGGCGGCGCCGAAGGGCAGAATGATGCCGCCAACCTGCTGAAACCGGCGCTGGCCCGCGGCGAGTTCCGCACGGTTGCCGCAACGACCTGGGCGGAATATAAGAAATATTTTGAAAAAGACCCGGCGCTGACCCGCCGCTTCCAGGTGGTGAAAGTGGAAGAGCCGGGGGCGGAAGACGCCATCCAGATGCTCAGGGGCGTAGCAGAATCGCTGAAAAAACATCATAAGGTCTATATCCGCGAATCTGCGGTGGCGGCAGCGGTGAATCTTTCTATCCGTTACCTGCCGGCACGTATGTTGCCGGATAAAGCCATCAGTTTGCTTGATACCAGCTGTGCCCGTATCGCCCTGACCCAGGGAGCCAAACCCGAGCCGATCGAGTCGCTTGAGCAGCAGCTGATGTACCTGAACAATGAGCTGGAAGTGATGGGACGGGAAAATGCCATTTTTGACAATGCCGACTTTGAACTGGAAAAGCTTAAAGACACCATAACCGATACTGAAACTCAGTTAACCGCCTTAAACGAGCGCTGGCAGAAAGAGCTGGAGCTGGTGGATGAAGTGATCGCACTGCAAGGCGAGGTCAGTGATAATCTTGATAATGACAACCAGGACAGCGAGAAGCATAGCTTGCTCAACAACAAATTGTCTGCGCTTGAAGCCTTGCAGGCGGGAGAGCCGCTGGTCAATGCCATGGTCGATGATATTACCATCGCCCAGGTGGTTGCCGCCTGGACCGGCATTCCTGTGGGCAACATGTTACACGATGAAGTGAAGAAGTTGCTGACCATAGAAGACGAACTGCATAAGCGGGTGATCGGCCAAAGCGCCGCCATCAGCGAGCTGGCCAAGAGCATCCGGATTTCCCGCGCCGGGCTGACCGATAGCCGTAAACCTATCGGCGTCTTCCTGATGTGCGGTCCGAGCGGGGTCGGTAAAACCGAAACCGCGGTTGCTCTGACCGATTTATTGTACGGCGGCAGCAATGATATGACCGTCATCAATATGACGGAATTCAAGGAAGAGCATAAGATTTCCATGCTGTTAGGGGCGCCGGCGGGTTATGTCGGTTTCGGTAAGGGCGGGGTACTGACCGAAGCGGTCAGGCGTAATCCTTATTCTGTGTTGCTGCTTGATGAAATGGAAAAGGCCCATCCGGGTGTACATGATCTTTTTTATCAGATCTTTGATAAGGGCAGCATCCAGGACAGTGAAGGCCGCAGCGTCGATTTTCGCAATACCATTATTATCATGACCTCCAATGCTGCCGACCAGGCCATTTGCGATGTCTGCGACCAGGAACCTGAACGCTTGCCTAACGAAGAGCTGGTCACCCGGATACGTCCGGCGTTGCAGCAGTACTTTAAACCGGCGTTCCTTGGCCGTGCCACTGTGGTGCCTTATTATCCGCTGAATAACGAAGAGTTAAGCAAAATTTGTGATATCGCCCTTAACCGCATCCGCAAAAAACTGGCGGAGCAATATAAGGCGAGCTTCAGCTATGACGAAAATTTTGTGCAATATGTCATCAGCAAAAACAGCGATCCGACTACCGGAGCCCGGGGTATAGAGCAAATTATCAACCGCTCGCTGATGCCGCGCCTGGCGGAGCAGTGCATTACCTTGCTCAGTGAAGGCAAAGCCATTAACTCGGTGGAAGTTAGCTGCTCTGATGTCGACGACTTTGAAGTGATAATCAACTAGTTGAGAAAACTATGGCCCAAAAAATATTTTTTAACATGTTAAAATTTATCCCCCTGTTGTTATGGCTGCACTCCCAGATGGCATGGGGGGTTGGGCCTGACAGGTTAATGCTGAGCACCCAGGAGTGGCCGCCATACCAGAGTTATTCTGAAGATCAGATTTCCGGACTGGCGGTAAGTCGGGTAAAATGCGTGCTCAGGCAAATGGAGCAGCCGTATCAGCTGACCATGACCAATTGGGCCAAGGCGCAGCTGAACGTGCAAAACGGCGTTCAGCACGGTTTTTTTATTACCGAAAAAACGCCGGAGCGTGACCGTTATGCGGTATTCTCCAAGCCGATGATCAGCCATCACTGGTATTGGTATTATTCCAATGCCTTAACGGATACCAGTATTTCGGATATTAATAAGCTGAAATGGAAGGTCAGCGCCAAGTTTGGCTCGCAAAAATGGTTTTACCTGCATAACAATGGTTATGACGTGGTTAAAAAGCCCCGTAATATGAAAAACTTACTGGATATGTTGTTACATAACGAAGTAGATGCCATTTTAGTGGACGAGCTGGCGATGCAAGTAGAATTAAAACGTAAGGGCATGACCCCCAACAGTTTTCGCAACCGCTTGGTGGCCACTAAACCTATGGGGGTCTATTTTAACAAACGCTTTGTCAATCGTTACCCCGGGTTTATGGAAGAATTTAACCAGGCGGTTGGCAGCTGCTCAGAACAATAATAATTATGGCAATTACAATACAACTGACAGAAGTCCCTGAAAACGAACAGGTCCCGAGCCGGGTCTTTACCGTGCCCAAAACCGGCGGGGACTTTGGTAGCGCCTTTGATTGCGTATTACAACTGCCGGACCGTACCGGTAAAGTGGCGCCGAAACACGGGCTCTTCATCCCGGGGAAAAACGGCATTTCGCTGGCGGCAGTAAACGGCCATGCCCTTAAGGTTAACGGCAAGGCATTGGCGTCCGGCAGGAATATCAAACTTGAAGACGGTTTGATGATTGAGGTCGCGGATTATATGTTGCTGGTCAGTGAGCCCCTGGAGCAGCTAAACGGGCAGGCAGAAGATGACGCCAATTCTGAACCTGTGGCGGCGAAGCAGGCAGATGTACATTTTTCCCTTGATGATGACTGGGATAACGATTTGGATCTAGTGATGGCAGACGACAACAAACAAACCCAGGTGGGACAAGAAGAACAGGCGCACTTTGCCTTTAACGGTGTGCTGGTGGATGATCCCTTTGATGAAGATCCCTTTGCCGATGCCGAACTGAGTCTGCAGGGGGAAAGCGACAGTTTAGTTTTTGAAGAAAGTGAGCCCGAGCCGAAAGTGGAAAGGGTGGCGCAGCCGGACGAAACTGCAGATTTAGTGCTGCAACCCCTGGGGGAAGCACCTGCCAATGGGCAGGTGGATCGCCTGATGGCCTTACTGGAATCCCAGGTGGCCAGTGCCAATGAGCAACAAAGCCGTTTGCAGCTGGCCCTGGATAAAACCCTGGACATTTTTCTTGAGGAGTTTTCACCCCTGCACCTGGAAGAAGGTTACAGTGATTTTGCCACGCCGCTGTTCACGCAAAAAGAAGCGCAATACTGGCGCCAGTACCGTAAGTCTTTTAACCGGCGCTTAAACAAAGGGGAATACCACCGTTTGTTTAAGGCTATCCTGCTGGAAAATATGCAGGGAGATATGAAAGATAATATGCAGGATTCTATGCAAAAAAGCAGGTCTAATAATATGCAGGGAAACAAAAGTTAATGTTCAGGAAAACCTTATCTTCTTATGTTGCTTTAACCTTTGGTTTACTGGCGGCGGTCGTTTTGACCAGCGGTTGCAGTTCCATGTTTGGCTCGGACGAACCCGAAGTGGTGACTTATCCGCTGAACATAGTTGCCGGGGACGATATCAATCCGTCTGATTTGAGTCCGGCGAATCCGGTGATCCTGCACTTGTATCAGCTGAACAATTTGGAGCCGTTTCAAAGTGCGGAAGTGATCGACTTATACCAGCAGGATGCGACGTTACTGGCCGACAGCCTGGTTCATAAAACCTCTTTAGCCAGTGTCTTGCCGAAAGAAAACCGCAAGCTGGATGTCAATATTTTACCCGGCACCAAATATTTAGCCGTTTTTGCCGAGTTTGCCAGTTATGGCCAGGCGAAAACCCGGGCCTGGGTTGATGTCAGTAATTTAGAAGATGATGACATCGAAGGTTTTACCGTGGCGATAAATTTGCTGACTTTAAATATACAGGCAATTGAAGACTCGGGTTGGTGGTAATTTAAACCCGACTTAGGCGGTTTTTGTCCGGCATGGTGTGAATGCCGCTTTGATAAATTTTTTACAAGTAATGTGATAATTAAGAATAATATTGGAGAAATACTTTGGAGCAATTAAAACAGGTTGTCTGGAAAGAAGGGATCTTTATTTCTCCGCAACATTTTCAGCAACAGGCGCTGCATTTCAAATCTTATATTCATAATTACGCCAGTACCGTCGGTTATACCAACCATTACGGCCTGGGGGATATCACGGTGAATACCGACTTGTTGAAGATCGGCAAAATTGCCATAACCTCCTGTTTTGGTTTGTTTCCCGACGGTCATTATTTTCACCTCGATGAAGAAATTGTCCTGGATGTGCCTCAGGATGCGGTGAAGAAAACCGTTTATTTGCTGTTGCCGCTGGCACTGCAGGGGGCTTTGGCCTACGGCCAGGAAAGTGCCCAGGCCAGCCGTTATTTGTGCCAGACCATGACCAGTTACAATAACACTTCCAGTGAAAGCGACAGCCTGGAAATCGAAGTGGCCCGGGATAATATTGGCTTAAGCATAGGCAAAAGCGATATGAGCGGTTTTGTTTCTTTCCCGATAGCCCGCATCCTGGAAACCCGGGAAACCGGTGAAGTGGTGTTCGACAGCAGTTTTGTACCCGCCTGTATCCATTTTCAGGCCTCGGTTTACCTGTCGGACAAGGTGAAAATGCTGCAGAGTTTATTGCAGAACCGGGCGGAAGAAGTGCATAAACGTATTGCCCTGGGACAGGAAAACAAAAGCGAGCAGACCCTGTATAAAGATTATTTATGGCTGCAAACCCTTAACCGCTGGTTACCCTGGGCCGAGTGGATCCAGCATGATATGCAGTATCCTACCCACCAGTTATACCGGGATTTAACCACCTTATCGGCGGATCTGGCGGCCTTGATGCCGAGATTGCCGGAAGCTTTTAAACCTTTGCAGTATGATCAGCTCTATCAGGTGTTCAGTCCTATTTTTCTGATGCTGAGAAATCAGTTGAGCCTGGTATTGCAGGACTCTGTGATTGAATATCCCTGGGACAAGCAGTTATTTGAGAAGCGCCGGTTATTACGCAGTATTATTCAAAACCCGGATGCCATGGTGGAGCGGCGTTTTGTTTTATGTATCGAATCCAGCATAGGGGCCGAAGCGCTGGCGCAAATAGCTCCCCAGGCGGTGACCCTGGCGGGGAACAGCAATATCGTCGAGTTGGTGCGAAATGCCATGTCCGGCGTTGAACTTAAGCACCTGGCCGTCGCCCCTCATGAGCTTAAACCGAAATCAACCGCGGCGTATTTTGAGATCAATAGTCATAATGAGCTGTGGCAGGATATGCTGGCGAAGGGTGAAATGCTCAATATGCATATAGACATCAGGATCCCTGACTTGGAGGTGATACTGTATGCCTTATAGGAATAATATAATAGTCGCGGGATGCATAATGGCTCCCATTAGGCAGGTAGACATCAGGATCCCTGACTTGGAGGTGATACTGTATGCCTTATAGGAATAATATAATAGTCGCGGGATGCATAATGGCTCTCATTAGGCAGGCAGACATCCGAATCCCGGATCTGGAAGTCATACTCTATGCGCTTTAAAACCCGGTGTTGTGCGCAAAAATTTAAATAAAGTTATGGAAGAATAAAGATAAAAAATAATGGCTGAATTTACCCAACCGGAGCAAGAGCCGGTCACTGTCCCTATCGACTTTAGCGATACCGTACTCAGGGAAGAACTGCATTTCGATTATGCGGATAACCCCCTGTATAACGTCAGTGTGCCTCTGCTTTCCGTTATCTTAACTTTGCCCCGGTTGCCTAAACCGGAAAATATCGAGCAATTTCGCCAGCAGCTTAAACGTGATGTGGTGGCGCTGAGCGAAGCGGGTAAAAAGCTCGATTATCCTTCTGCGGTGATCGACAAGTTATGCTGCCTGCACTGTATTGTTATCGATGAGTTTATTATTCACGGCCTTTGGGGTTATGATGCCGGCTGGGAAAACAATACTTTGTTAAGCGAGCTGTTTTCCATGAAAAATGGCGGTGAGTTATTTTTCACCGTGGCGGAAAAGGCGATGCTGCAGCCGGCGAAAATGGCGGATCTGCTGGAAATTATTTATGTCTTTCTGCAAATGGGCTTTAAGGGGCGCTACCGCTCACGGCAAACGGATCGCCTCGGGCTGATCATCAAGGAAATCGCCGGTGCAATTAAAGTAAAGATAAACAAAGCCAATGTGTTAATTGAAGATATTCCGCAGGTGAAGTACCGCTCGCTGCGCAGCGGCGTACATTATTTTTCCCTGACCTTGCTGATTTTCTTTTTGCTCGGGCTGGCGACCGCCTTTGTCGATTATTGGTATGAACAAAATTATCCCTTAAGGGCGGCAGCTTTTCTTGACCTGGATAAGCTGACTTCCCGTTATGTGCTTAATGCCAAAAGCGAAGATATTGTTTATGTCAGCACCAATGAAGATGTCCATGCCATACATAATTTAACCGCGCCCCATAGCGAGCGGGAAAAAGCGCCGGCGGTGCCAGTTGAGCAAAGCACACCGGAAAAAACTGTACCGCAAGCAATAGCACCTGAAAAAATACCGGTAAAAAAACTGCCGCAAAAAGTGGTGCCTGAGCCCGCGACCCCGCCTCCGGTGTCCGCCGCAATAACCGGCTCGGTGGAACCTGTGCCGGGGGACAAGGTTCAGGAGCAGTCTCCGGTGGTTTCTGCATACCGGGTGCAGCTGGCGTCTTTTTCCAGTAAGAAAAATGCCGAAAAATACCTGCCCAGGTTTCAGGCCAGTGTCTATCCCGTCGGCTTAATGGCGGTGGGCAAATATTTTATCCTCTATAGCAATGCCGACAACTGGCAGGCGGTGAAACAACAACAAAGCTACTTTGACAATGAGTATCAGCTCGCGGTGAGTGTGATTGCGACCAAAAAAGCGGAGCCGGCACTATGATGACTTTTACCCTCACCAAAAAACACCTGATCGGATTTATTCTCGGCTTTTTGTTTACGGTTTTTGCCTTTGCCTGGTGGTTTGTCAGCAGCTATGCCTGGGTGTTTGCCCTGGCAGCCGGGCTGATCCTGGTGGTTTCTCTGGTATTGTGGTTTTTTAACCGCGATGAGGCGGAAACGAAACGGCAAAAACAGCTGGAAAAACAAGATTTGCAGCTGGTGAAAAAGCTCTTTTCCCGCTTTACCCAGGAATTAAAAGACAGGGGCCAGATCCGGCAAAAATACCGCCTGCCCTGGTACCTGTACATCAGCCACGATATGGCCGCCGATAAGGCCTTGCTCGGCCAGATGGGCTTTAGAAACTCTAATGTCGTCAATGCTGCCGATGTTTTACCGGTGCAGATCTGGTTAAAAAGCGATGCGGTTATGCTGACGGTACAGGTGTCATCCAGCGACAGCCGCTCCCTTAACTGCTTAAAATTGCTGTTAAAAGAGGCAAGAAAGTTTCGTTCGCGCCAGACCCTCAACGGCATCATAACCGGACAGTCACTGGAAACCCTGATAGCCAATAACAGCAGCTCCTGTCTGCAGCTGGCGGGCAATACCCGGCTGGCGATCGATGAAGCCCAGGTGATCTGCGGCCAGCACCTGCCGGTGTATTGTTTGTTTAACCAGATGTCGGGACTGGCGGATCTGTGTCAGTTTTTTGCTTCCCTGGATGAAGCCGAGCTCGATGGCGCCTTTGGCGCCATGAATGTCGACAAAAAATACCAGGGACATTATGACGGCGACTGGTTTGACAGTGCCTATGAAGATTTAAGCCGGCGTTTAGGCCAGGCGGTGTTGTCGGCACTGGACAGCCAGCTTAATGAAAATTTCCGCCGCTCCGTGGTGGCGGCGCCGCTGCAATTTACCCAGTTAAAGCGGGATATAGGTTTTTATCTTGAGCAACTCTTTACCAGTAAAAACTCCCCCGAGCAGTATTTGTTCCGCGGTTTCTTTTTTACCAATACAGAGCAGCACCTCAGCGTTGCCGATCCCCTGACCAAGCAGGTGGCTTATCAGTTAGGTTTCAATGAAATGCTTGCCCCAGAAGGGGTTAAATTACCCCATAGCATGTTTGTCAGCCGCCTGTTTAATAAATTTATCCGTCCGGAAGCCGGGGTTGCCGGCGTCAATAAAAGGCGCCGCCGCCTGTTCTGGTTTTTCCAGGGCAGCTATGCCTTTATGATTTTTGCCCTGGCGATCACCCTGGCGTTTTTGTTAAAGGCGAACTTTGACTACCATAGCGAGCTGAATATCCAGGTGAACAAACAGCTGCTTAACTATAAAAGCGCCATCCGCCAGACCCCTTACGATATCGAGGATTTGGCGGTGAATGTCACCAACCTGAGGCAGCTTCGTGATATTTATATGTTATATCAGCAGGATACCCCGGTTTATATTAATGAACAGATCCCGGGTCCCGGCATTGGCGATGCGGTGAAGCAAGCTTATCATCAGGCATTAAGCAATATTCTGTTGCCGTCGCTGGTGCGTTACCTGGAAGAAGAGCTGTT
Protein-coding sequences here:
- a CDS encoding GPW/gp25 family protein; protein product: MVFIRTFIKDHQGGEDSPLLRSIKYNLKQLLESEAPLMVLDRDLKACQHSILAYGVEDIQSLNYQLGKGIFITRIKQLIHDFEQRIENLEITILTNEEKQNAIRFIIAGDLVNGQEFQLNSLLNISDFSITLEDELV
- the tssF gene encoding type VI secretion system baseplate subunit TssF yields the protein MSELLNRYFERELALVRRSGDKFKARHSAAGSSMHLNEKRYEDPNITRLLESVALLSAKNEMKLDQQLPHLSNALCSVLYPSFNQLLPSVMSVSFDGEEEFVENIQLKKGEAFSVRNDKGQPCQFRLCNDTLLSPLTLQEVSARFAPFPFDLPVAHDANAVIQLTLEANDAEAVMAELAPENLSLYLHGFGQGAAGLIELLLSQLTLISVSDEHFTEMQLLPVESFKPRCIDEDFSVLTRQGNEFSAYQMMLEYFNYSEKRKYFHIRDFKSACQGISGNKLVLNLFVKDIPTEYIGLFDTSVFKLNTALVINQFTNRAEPIHYNHKQLSAPLVADAVNHNADIDIISIESVSEVKPDGEYPLQPLFAKRYFDENNGLLWFSESHVNDKKKFQHHLVLSFEQAAAHQLQNGHEHLLTAQLNCCNGRAPCSINAGSVMKLSGALELPGKLISHNIPTVPYYPNESQAIHWKLVELLTTNFSALINSDNPTEKLRNLLSVFSRSSQQQVLTSSIQKVSYQKKVARLYIDGVNIFTSGTLVSLDISVFDKKNSMNIWLFTHLLNQFFAAFCSFDRFVELEVKLLTGKGPRVIHFEKYHGSGQCL
- a CDS encoding type VI secretion system baseplate subunit TssG, producing the protein MSIVQQALSRPEQFDLVQLIRIINRYTQTAQQPFELVLEADPMPNNRYASISDFSVSGSQAKITSCETSLSSGNAVVPVYIYEELLKAFHNEEYALYDFLNIFNDRYFHLYARTVEKSYLLLTEESDRFFARDRHNATRQQEQLVDCIAALSGLPAGEQTKKWLGYGLMLGMPNRSRHQLQQVLQDYFALTLSVRSKALSKHQLTEESWTRIGGAKPQNNQLGQGFLLGQRCYLAQQRLIITIEPENANQLAQLYQDNLWYLEMADMARCYLRDKTEIEIYLKAPDNWFKRMALSPVPGESVRLGMGFHIKSSQQHHAVVYLIHLVKD
- the tssH gene encoding type VI secretion system ATPase TssH produces the protein MPQVNLTNLIAKLDPAAKRALEMAAGDAMNSHCPAIEIEHWLIQLVYKPDAELSQFLQSQNITPDQLVAELSAKLEKLSKGFEGQPTLSGDLTELVKNAWLTATVDFGHSQLTPLHLLLASQQKNDFGATIMPLKALENYSESALKAQISKLKVASGSGTVAGPATAGAVSGDALDKYTSNLTELARNGQLDQVLGRNQEVRTAIDILCRKRQNNPILVGEPGVGKTAVAEGLAIRIASGEVPAVIRDVEIHSLDLGLLQAGASVKGEFENRLKDVINEVKNSEKPIIVFIDEAHTLIGAGGAEGQNDAANLLKPALARGEFRTVAATTWAEYKKYFEKDPALTRRFQVVKVEEPGAEDAIQMLRGVAESLKKHHKVYIRESAVAAAVNLSIRYLPARMLPDKAISLLDTSCARIALTQGAKPEPIESLEQQLMYLNNELEVMGRENAIFDNADFELEKLKDTITDTETQLTALNERWQKELELVDEVIALQGEVSDNLDNDNQDSEKHSLLNNKLSALEALQAGEPLVNAMVDDITIAQVVAAWTGIPVGNMLHDEVKKLLTIEDELHKRVIGQSAAISELAKSIRISRAGLTDSRKPIGVFLMCGPSGVGKTETAVALTDLLYGGSNDMTVINMTEFKEEHKISMLLGAPAGYVGFGKGGVLTEAVRRNPYSVLLLDEMEKAHPGVHDLFYQIFDKGSIQDSEGRSVDFRNTIIIMTSNAADQAICDVCDQEPERLPNEELVTRIRPALQQYFKPAFLGRATVVPYYPLNNEELSKICDIALNRIRKKLAEQYKASFSYDENFVQYVISKNSDPTTGARGIEQIINRSLMPRLAEQCITLLSEGKAINSVEVSCSDVDDFEVIIN
- a CDS encoding transporter substrate-binding domain-containing protein, encoding MAQKIFFNMLKFIPLLLWLHSQMAWGVGPDRLMLSTQEWPPYQSYSEDQISGLAVSRVKCVLRQMEQPYQLTMTNWAKAQLNVQNGVQHGFFITEKTPERDRYAVFSKPMISHHWYWYYSNALTDTSISDINKLKWKVSAKFGSQKWFYLHNNGYDVVKKPRNMKNLLDMLLHNEVDAILVDELAMQVELKRKGMTPNSFRNRLVATKPMGVYFNKRFVNRYPGFMEEFNQAVGSCSEQ
- the tssJ gene encoding type VI secretion system lipoprotein TssJ — its product is MFRKTLSSYVALTFGLLAAVVLTSGCSSMFGSDEPEVVTYPLNIVAGDDINPSDLSPANPVILHLYQLNNLEPFQSAEVIDLYQQDATLLADSLVHKTSLASVLPKENRKLDVNILPGTKYLAVFAEFASYGQAKTRAWVDVSNLEDDDIEGFTVAINLLTLNIQAIEDSGWW